One region of Eupeodes corollae chromosome 1, idEupCoro1.1, whole genome shotgun sequence genomic DNA includes:
- the LOC129940551 gene encoding dynein intermediate chain 3, ciliary, translating into MNFNQFGYTKERRKFGRQCVFTDRNELLVSIPQRTDLRKLYILRNPVHQGTQLSIDKGLSEALTENVSLATHGVTHLEGGWPKDVNILDEEQTLRHRKKVERDDAWGIQVVELSKKTTKNILQNSAVNIYEDYYSEIEEMEIKSSFTAKTINVYHDTTTPSRPIVLLDWCPGNLRHILSIHTNNDFYPRNDGPNDFYIWDTENALKAVSTFTGPTWTRKACFCPRDENLIAGGFTDGKVAIWDVRTEGRCVGICPLEAAHRESVSAVSWVHSKSNTEFYTGSLDGSIHYWDGRNLKNWSMQFLLDPERTDKQFRTRAHGCTVLEFEYTIPIRYIAGDDMGHVFVCNRKGVTPTETLLYNYKLFAGSIHTIERNPFFVKNFLIVGDWTARVWSEENKDFPSTLLIKKDVELLCGNWSTTRCSVFATGDLNGNLDFWDLLLDHSKPVFSLNLKHPITSIQFRKDGEIVAVSLANGDFHVLELDKGLQYGGAKEKALLSSLFERETYRCKLLQDRLEEIKLKTQTARQDKEETKEEDLRGILEEFAEEGTPKEPEFEEQEVEEEGERDPDPEFTEVRRVFFETVNQIKEKWKEREFISEPSPFEMDVPRENYYELKSSSNSVIDEPNKSETSEDKSTE; encoded by the exons atgaatttCAACCAGTTTGGATATACTAAAGAGCGTCGTAAATTTGGGCGCCAGTGCGTATTTACAGATCGCAATGAACTTCTCGTTAGCATTCCACAACGCACTGATTTACGCAAACTCTATATCCTTCGAAATCCAGTTCATCAAGGAACTCAATTAAGCATTGACAAGGGCCTTAGTGAAGCTTTGACTGAAAATGTTTCTCTTGCTACTCATGGTGTAACACATTTAGAAGGTGGCTGGCCTAAAGATGTGAATATCCTTGATGAAGAACAGACTTTACGCCATAGAAAAAAAGTGGAAAGAGATGATGCTTGGGGAATACAAGTTGTAGAATTAAGCAAG AAAACAACCAAGAATATTCTGCAAAACAGCGCTGTTAACATCTATGAAGATTACTATTCTGAAATAGAGGAGATGGAGATAAAGTCGTCATTCACAGCGAAGACGATCAATGTGTATCACGACACAACTACACCTTCTCGACCTATAGTACTACTTGATTGGTGTCCTGGGAATCTCCGTCATATTCTTTCAATTCATACAAATAACGATTTTTATCCAAGAAATGATGGACCCAATGATTTCTACATTTGGGACACAGAAAATGCTTTGAAGGCAGTCTCGACATTCACTGGCCCCACATGGACAAGAAAGGCCTGTTTTTGTCCCCGAGATGAGAATCTCATAGCAGGTGGATTTACAGATGGAAAGGTTGCTATCTGGGACGTTCGAACAGAAGGTCGTTGTGTAGGAATATGCCCGCTTGAAGCTGCTCATCGAGAGTCAGTTTCAGCCGTATCCTGGGTCCATTCCAAGTCAAATACAGAATTCTATACCGGATCGTTGGATGGTTCAATTCACTACTGGGATGGAAGAAACCTAAAGAATTGGTCCATGCAGTTCCTACTTGATCCAGAGAGAACAGACAAACAGTTTCGAACACGTGCTCATGGATGCACTGTCCTTGAATTTGAATACACCATTCCGATTAGGTATATAGCTGGTGATGATATGGGACATGTCTTTGTTTGCAATAGAAAGGGAGTGACACCGACAGAGACtcttttatataattataaacttttcgCTGGTTCCATTCATACCATCGAGAGGAAtccattttttgttaagaattttctGATCGTAGGGGATTGGACAGCGAGAGTGTGGTCTgaagaaaacaaagattttcCCTCGACTTTGCTGATAAAGAAAGATGTTGAGCTATTATGTGGCAATTGGAGCACCACTCGATGTTCTGTATTTGCCACTGGAGATTTAAATGGCAATTTAGATTTTTGGGATCTCCTGCTGGATCACAGCAAACCGGTTTTTAGTCTGAACCTCAAACATCCAATAACATCAATTCAATTCAGAAAGGATGGAGAAATAGTGGCTGTTTCTCTGGCAAATGGAGACTTCCATGTGCTCGAATTGGATAAAGGTCTACAATACGGTGGGGCCAAAGAAAAAGCACTTTTAAGTTCG CTCTTTGAAAGGGAAACATATCGTTGTAAACTTCTCCAAGATAGGCTGGAGGAAATCAAGCTCAAAACTCAAACAGCCCGACAAGATAAAGAGgaaacaaaagaagaagattTGCGAGGCATTTTAGAAGAATTTGCAGAGGAAGGCACACCAAAGGAACCTGAATTTGAAGAACAAGAAGTCGAAGAAGAGGGTGAAAGAGATCCAGATCCAGAATTCACAGAGGTTCGAAGGGTATTCTTTGAGACTGTAAATCAGATCAAGGAAAAATGGAAGGAACGAGAGTTCATTAGTGAGCCAAGTCCATTCGAAATGGATGTGCCGAGAGAGAATTACTATGAATTAAAGTCTTCCTCAAATTCGGTTATTGATGAACCAAACAAATCTGAAACAAGtgaagacaaatcgactgagtga
- the LOC129940552 gene encoding protein hold'em, which produces MANIARRKLSELCVEETTDFVVTVLILSKTDPNIFQQRDSPEQRGVILFTIRDSRKCITNCKCWASKEKIEEYHRKFTIYDVIDIICARVVPTRGDNQQEQHFQPTVTLPFQLVLNEGVGFIEEHVGDVKDLLSLCKLSIRPLSTVLNLSDINSTNVNFRGHYVDLLVIIALMKPIKEVRAKSGYPLKCLELVVTDKSLPSGMVMTIWNSSWIERSQKNWKQMKTILHLIDVRVGYSEFHKTTTLGLCSRSVVFEDPLGKEMESLAEYATSAASIDLDIFSGSARESLPDPSSITTLMTVRQIYDHAVKTSPKDDSESFTAVLLATVTKFDLDGFISVIAKKCQSCGQRILRDQFVCDNDQCQMSFSFNYSGDKFVRFIDLNIHLSDHTGTLVESRLSGAIAEQLLKVKTEDFLQCSDTEKAHLKWKFLLERFEVKLLIKKPTPVRQSLFVQVIDMQNMSLKEFSERIVVY; this is translated from the exons ATGGCTAATATAGCTCGTAGAAAATTAAGTGAGCTTTGTGTGGAAGAAACTACGGATTTCGTTGTTACAGTACTAATTCTCTCAAAAACCGACCCAAATATATTCCAACAAAGGGATTCACCTGAACAACGTGGAGTGATTCTATTTACCATTCGGGACAGCAGAAAATGCATTACGAATTGCAAATGCTGGGCCTCCAAGGAGAAAATCGAGGAGTACCACCGTAAGTTTACCATTTATGATGTAATTGACATTATTTGCGCCCGAGTAGTTCCCACTCGCGGTGACaatcaacaagaacaacatTTTCAGCCTACCGTTACACTGCCATTCCAATTGGTGTTAAATGAAGGTGTGGGTTTTATAGAAGAACATGTTGGCGACGTTAAGGATTTATTGAGTCTTTGCAAATTGTCCATTAGACCTTTGAGTACTGTGCTGAATTTGTCTGATATAAATTCCACAAATGTCAACTTCAGAGGTCATTATGTTGATTTGCTTGTGATTATTGCACTCATGAAGCCAATTAAGGAAGTTCGAGCCAAATCCGGATATCCGTTAAAGTGCTTAGAACTTGTGGTGACTGACAAGAGCCTTCCGAGTGGAATGGTTATGACTATATGGAACAGCAGCTGGATTGAACGATCACAGAAAAATTGGAAGCAAATGAAGACTATTTTGCACTTGATCGACGTTCGGGTTGGCTATTCTGAATTTCACAAGACAACTACTCTGGGGCTTTGTTCAAGGAGTGTGGTGTTTGAAGATCCACTTGGAAAAGAAATGGAATCATTGGCTGAGTATGCGACAAGTGCTGCATCCATAGATCTGGATATTTTCAGTGGAAGTGCTCGCGAATCGTTGCCTGATC cAAGTTCTATAACAACTCTCATGACTGTAAGACAAATCTATGACCATGCGGTTAAAACATCACCAAAGGACGATTCCGAAAGTTTTACCGCAGTTCTCTTAGCAACCGTTACCAAATTCGATTTGGACGGATTTATATCAGTCATTGCAAAGAAATG TCAATCGTGTGGCCAGCGAATTCTTCGTGATCAGTTTGTATGTGACAATGACCAATGTCAGATGAGTTTCTCTTTCAACTACAGTGGGGATAAATTTGTTCGATTCATCGATCTAAATATTCACCTCAGCGATCATACTGGGACCTTGGTTGAAAGTCGCCTCAGTGGCGCTATAGCGGAACAacttttgaaagtaaaaacagAAGATTTCCTGCAATGCAGTGATACAGAAAAAGCACACTTGAAATGGAAGTTTCTTTTGGAGAGATTTGAAGTCAAGTTGTTGATAAAGAAACCAACGCCAGTTCGCCAAAGCTTATTTGTTCAAGTCATTGATATGCAAAATATGAGTTTGAAAGAATTCTCAGAAAGAATTGTAGTTTATTAG